A genomic window from Strix uralensis isolate ZFMK-TIS-50842 chromosome 20, bStrUra1, whole genome shotgun sequence includes:
- the RASL10B gene encoding ras-like protein family member 10B has translation MVATFKIAVLGAQGVGKSAIVRQFLYNEFSEVCVPTTARRVYLPAVVMNGHVHDLQIMDFPPITAFPVNTLQEWADVCCRGLRSVHAYILVYDICCFDSFEYIKTIRQQILETRVIGTSETPIIIVGNKRDLQRGRVIPRWNVSNLVKKTWKCGYIECSAKYNWHILLLFSELLKSVGCARCKHVHTTIRFQGALRRNRCTIM, from the exons ATGGTGGCAACGTTCAAGATCGCCGTGCTGGGAGCCCAGGGCGTGGGCAAGAGCGCCATAGTCCGGCAGTTCCTCTACAACGAGTTCAGCGAGGTCTGTGTGCCCACCACGGCCCGCCGCGTCTACCTGCCCGCTGTCGTCATGAACGGCCACGTCCACGACCTGCAGATCATGGACTTCCCCCCCATCACCGCCTTCCCCGTCAACACCCTGCAG GAGTGGGCGGACGTGTGTTGCAGGGGGCTCCGGAGCGTCCATGCCTACATCCTGGTCTATGACATCTGTTGCTTTGACAGCTTCGAGTACATCAAAACCATCCGCCAGCAGATCCTGGAAACGAG ggTCATCGGCACTTCAGAGACGCCCATCATCATCGTGGGCAACAAGCGGGACCTGCAGCGGGGCCGGGTGATCCCGCGCTGGAACGTCTCCAACCTGGTGAAGAAGACGTGGAAGTGCGGCTACATCGAGTGCTCGGCCAAGTACAACTGGCACATCCTGCTGCTCTTCAGTGAGCTCCTGAAGAGCGTGGGCTGTGCCCGCTGCAAGCACGTCCACACCACCATCCGCTTCCAGGGCGCCCTGCGCAGGAACCGATGCACCATCATGtga